The genomic DNA CGAGGAGGCGGAAGCGGTCGCCTCGGAGGCGACGGCGACGGGCGGGGCCGTCCCGGTGGAGGGCACGGCCCCGGCGGAGCCGCACCCTGTGCTGGCACCGTCCCCGGTCCCGCCCCCCACCACGACGCGGCGCCGCAGCCGCCCCAGGACCCGGCGCGGACCGCTCCCGCCGACGGAGCCCCGGTGGCCTCCGGACCGGCCCCCGCCCCCGCGCAGGTCCCGGCCGGACAGGAGGCGGCAGCGCGGGAGGCGGTGCCGGCCGGGGCGCCCGCCCCGGCACCGGAACCGGCGGCCGTGCCCGCTCACGGTGCCCCGGCCCCGGAGGCGCCCGCCGACGCGGCACCGGCCGCCGCCGCACCGGTGCCCGCCGAGCCCGCCGCCGCACCGGTGCCCGGGGCGGAGCCGTCCGCCGCGGCCGCCGGGCCGGCCGGGCCCGCCGGGCCCTGGACGGCGGATTCCGCCGCGGAGCCCGGGCGGACGACCACCGACCCGTCGCCCGTTCCGGCGGTGCCCGCCGAGCCGGCCGCTCAGGTGCCCGCCGAGCCGGTGCCGGCCCCTTCCGGCGAGGAGGAGCACGCACCGGTTGCGCCCGGGGCCGGGGAACCGCCCGCCGGGGAGGCGCGCACGGTCCCGGCGGCCGACGCGGTACCCGTCGGCGGCGCCGCGCCCGAAGCGGCGGCCCGGCGGGACGGGGCACCCGCCGCCGACGTGCCCGCCCGGACTCCGGAGGACGGCGGCACGCCCGAGGACGCGCCCGCAGGACCGGTCGCCGCGGCCGTCCCGTCCGACGGGGAGGCGACCGCCGGATCCGCGACCGGTGAGCCGCCCGCCGGTACGTCCGGACAGCCGCCCGCCGAGGCTTCCGCCGGCACGCCCGCACAGCCGCCCGCGGCCGAGGCGGCGCCCGCGCCGGTCGCGGCAGCCGAGGAGGTACCGGTCGGGGCCGCGCCCGGCGCGGGCGTCGAGAGCGGCACGCCCGCCGAGGACGTCCCCGGCGGCACGGCGCCCGCCCGGGACCCGGCCGCGGAAGCCCCCGCCGAGGCGGTGATCCCCGCCGACGACGCCCCCGAAGGGGATGTCCCCGCCGACGCGGCACCGGTCGGCGGAGCCCCCGCCGCCCCGGACGGCACCGCCCCGGACGTCCCGACCGCCTCGGACGCCTCGATCGGCCCGGATGACCCGACCGCCTCGGACGCCTCGATCGGCCCGGATGACCCGACCGCCTCGGACGCCCCGATCACCCCGGACGACACCGCCCCGGAGGGACGGGCCGCCGCGGAAGCCCCGAAAGCCGCCGACGCCGTCCCCTCGGCCGTCAACGTCGTCTCCGCGTCCGCCGACGCCGCCCCCGCGGAAGCCCCGAAAGCCGCCGACGCCGCCTCCGCGGCCGCCGACGCCGCGGCGGTGGCCGCCGCCCCCGCGGCCGTCGACGCCGCCCCCGCCGACGCGGAGGCCGTTCCCGCGGCCCCGCCCGCCCCGGGCTACGCCGACGAGGAGCGGGAGGCGATCCTGCGGGTCATGCGGGAGCGGAGGGACGTCCGCAACGGGTTCCGCAGCGACCCCGTCCCGCACGAGGTCCTGCTGCGCGTCCTGGAGGCCGCCCACACGGCGCCCTCCGTGGGGCACTCCCAGCCGTGGGACTTCGTCGTCATCCGTTCCGCCGAGACGCGCCGCACGATGCACGAACTCGCCCAGCGCCAGCGCGAGGCGTACGCCAGGTCGCTGCCGAAGGGCCGGGCGAAGCAGTTCAAGGAACTGAAGATCGAGGCCATCCTCGACACCCCGGTGAACATCGTCGTCACCGCCGACCCGACCCGCGGCGGCCGCCACACCCTCGGCCGCCACACGCAACCGCAGATGGCCCCGTACTCCTCGGCGCTCGCGGTGGAGAACCTGTGGCTCGCCGCCCGTGCCGAGGGCCTCGGCGTCGGCTGGGTCAGCTTCTTCGACGAGCGCGAGATGGTCCGGGTCCTCGGTCTGCCCGACCACCTCGAAGTCGTCGCCTACCTGTGCGTCGGCTACGTCGACGAGTTCCCCGAGGAACCGGAGCTGATGCAGGCCGGCTGGTCGAAGCGGCGTCCCCTGTCCTGGGTCGTCCACGAGGAGACGTACGGCCGCCGCGTCCTGCCCGGCGAGGAGCCGCACGACCTCCTCCAGGAGACCGTCGCGGGCATCCGCCCGCTGGACGCCAAGGCGCTCGGCGAGGCGTGGGAGCGGCAGAAGCGCATGACGAAGCCGGCCGGCGCGCTCGGCATGCTGGAGATCATCTCCGCGCAGCTGTGCGGCCTGTCCCGCACCTGCCCGCCGCCCATCCCGGAGCCCGCCGCCGTGGCGGTCTTCGCCGGGGACCACGGGGTGCACGCCCAGGGCGTCACGGCCTGGCCGCAGGAGGTGACGGCCCAGATGGTCGCCAACTTCCTCGGCGGCGGCGCCGTCTGCAACGCCTTCGCCAACCAGGTCGGCGCCGAGGTCTGCGTCGTGGACGTCGGCGTCGCCGCCGACCTCCCCGCCACCCCGGGCCTGCTGCCCCGCAAGGTCCGCGCCGGCACGGCCGACTTCACCGTCGGCCCCGCCCTCACCCGCGACGAGGTCCTCGCCGCCGTCGGGGTCGGCATCGAGACCGCCCGCGACCTCGTCACCGCCGGGAACAAGGCGATCCTCACCGGTGAGATGGGCATCGCCAACACCACCGCGTCGGCCGCGCTGATCTCCGTCTACACGGGCGCCGACCCGGCCGAGGTCACCGGCCGGGGCACGGGCGTCAACGACGAGACGTACGCCCGGAAGGTCGACGTCGTCCGGCGTGCCCTCGCCCTCCACCGGCCGGACCCGGCCGACCCGATCGGTGTGCTCGGCGCGGTCGGCGGCCTGGAGCACGCCGCGATGGTCGGCTTCATCCTGGGCGGGGCGTCGCTCCGTACGCCCGTCGTCCTCGACGGCGTCAGCGCGGGCGCGGCCGCCCTCGTGGCCCGCGCCGTCGCACCCGAGTCGGTCGCCGCGTGCATCGCCGGCCACCGCAGCGCCGAGCCCGGCCACACGGCGGCGCTCGGCAGGCTGGGCCTGCGCCCGCTCGTCGAACTGGACCTCCGCCTCGGCGAGGGCACCGGCGCCCTGCTGGCCCTGCCGCTGGTCCAGAGCGCGGCCCGCGCCATGCACGAGGTGGCGACGTTCGACGCGGCGGGCGTCACCGAGAAGTAGCACCGCGCGTCCGTGCGCGCCCCGCGGCCGGCCCGCCACCCCGGCGGACCGGCCGCGGGCGACGGCCGTCATGCGCCCGGCTCCGATCCCCCGAGCCCCGCCCCGTATCGTGGTCGTCAGCGCGCACCCCGCCCCACCAGCCACTTCACCGCCGCGGTGGCCCCGCACCCCGCACCCCGTACCATCCGCCGAGGAGACCACACCGCCATGGTCGAGAACGCCGAGCAACCCGCCTACCCCGTAGGACTCCGCCTCTCCGGGCGCCGCGTCGTCGTCCTCGGCGGCGGCCAGGTGGCCCAGCGCCGGCTCCCGGCGCTCGTCGCCGCGGGCGCCGACGTCACCCTCGTCTCCCCGTCCGCCACGGCGTCCGTGGAGGCCATGGCCGACGCCGGCGAGATCCGCTGGGAGCGCCGCCGGTACGAGGAGGGCGACCTCGCCGACACCTGGTACGCACTCATCGCGACCACCGACCCGGACGCCAACGCCCGCGCGTCCGCCGAGGCCGAGCGGACCAGGACCTGGTGCGTGCGCTCCGACGACGCCGAGGCCGCCACCGCCTGGACCCCGGCGACCGGCAGGATCGAGGGCGTCACCGTCGCCGTCCTCACCGGCAACGACCCGCGCCGCTCGACGGCCGTGCGCGACGCGATCGTCGAGGGCCTGCGCGACGGCACCCTCATCGCGCCCCAGCACCGCGACCGCGCCCCGTTCGTCGCCCTCGTCGGCGGCGGACCCGGCGACCCGGACCTCATCACCGTGCGCGGCCGCCGGCTCCTCGCCGAGGCGGACGTGGTGATCGCCGACCGGCTGGGCCCGCGCGACCTGCTCGACGAACTGCCCCCGCACGTCGAGGTGATCGACGCGGCGAAGATCCCGTACGGCCGGTTCATGGCCCAGGAGGCCATCAACGACGCGCTGATCGAGCACGCCAGGCGCGGCAGGTCCGTGGTCCGGCTCAAGGGCGGCGACCCGTTCGTCTTCGGCCGCGGCATGGAGGAGGCGCAGGCGCTGGCCGAGGCGGGCATCCCCTGCACGGTCGTCCCCGGCATCTCCAGCTCGATCTCCGTCCCGGGCGCCGCCGGCATCCCCGTCACCCACCGCGGGGTCGCCCACGAGTTCACCGTGGTCAGCGGCCACGTCGCCCCCGACGACCCGCGCTCCCTCGTCGACTGGGCCTCCCTGGCGAGGCTGCGCGGCACGCTCGTGGTCCTCATGGGAGTCGACAAGATCGGCAGGATCGCGGAGGCGCTGGTCGCCCACGGCAAGGACCCGGCCACGCCCCTCGCCCTGGTCCAGGAGGGCACCACCGCGGCGCAGCGCCGCGTGGACGCCACCCTGGCCACGGTCGCCGAGACGGTACGGGCCGAGGGCGTCCGCCCACCCGCCGTCATCGTGATCGGCGACGTGGTCCGCGAAGCCCCGGACGGGCACCGGCGCTGACCCCCCATCCGCACCTCCGACAAGGCGGCAGCTCCCGTGGCAGAACTCCTCACCGTCGACGACTCAGGCGACCCGCGCCTGCACGACTACACGGACCTCACCGACGTGGAACTGCGGCGCCGCCGCGAACCGCGGGAGGGCCTGTTCATCGCCGAGGGCGAGAAGGTCATCCGCCGTGCCCTGGCCGCCGGGTACGGGATGCGGTCGATGCTGCTCTCGGCGAAGTGGGTCGACGCGATGCGGGACGTCATCGACGGGGCCGAGGCCCCGGTGTACGTGGTGGACCCGGACCTCGCCGAACGGGTCACCGGCTACCACGTCCACCGCGGCGCGCTGGCCTCCATGCGCCGCGAGCCGCTGCCCGCGGCCCGGGACCTGCTCGCGGCGGCCCGCCGCGTGGCCGTCATGGAGTCCGTCAACGACCACACCAACGTCGGTGCCGTCTTCCGCAGCGCCGCGGCCCTCGGGATGGACGCGGTCCTGCTCTCCCCGGACTGCGCGGACCCGCTCTACCGGCGTTCGGTGAAGGTGTCGATGGGCGCGGTCTTCTCCGTCCCGTACGCCCGCCTCGACGCCTGGCCGCACGACCTCTCGGCCGTGCGGGAGGCCGGCTTCCGGCTGCTGGCGCTGACGCCCGGTGAGGAGGCCGCCACCCTCGACGAGGCGGCCCCGCACCGTCTGGAGCGGGTGGCGCTGATGCTGGGTGCCGAGGGCGACGGGCTGTCGGCGCGGGCGCTGCGCGCGGCCGACGAGCGGGTGCGCATCCCGATGGCGCACGGCGTCGACTCGCTGAACGTGGGCGCCGCGGCGGCCGTCGCCTTCTACGCCGTGACGGCGGGGCGCCCTCAGCCCTGAAGGGCCTGCGCCCCGGCGATGCCGAGCAGCACGACCAGCGTCACCACGACGAACACGAACAGCCGCTGGCGCAGCAGTCGCGGGTTGGCGGGCCGCAGCAGGCCCGACGAGGTCCCCGGGCCCGTCCCGGTCCGGCGCTGTCCCGTGCGCGGCCCGGTCCGGACACCCGACTGCGAGGAGTGCTGCCGGACCCTCGGCCCGCCCGTCCTGGAGGGCGCCGGCTGCGGGCTCCGGGACCGCGGCGCCGGGGTGCGCTGGGTCCGTCCCCGCGCGGTCCGCTCGGTGTAGCGCTCCGTGGGCCGCGGGGGCGGATGGCCCGGCCGCCGGCCGCCCGTGCCCCGGTCGGCGCGCTCCGCCCGTTCGGGGCGGGGCACGGCCGCCCGCGCCTCCGCGGGCACGGCCGCCATGCCCAGCCCCTGAGCCTCCCGCGCGGCGATCTCCTTCAGCCTCAGCGACAGCTGCAGCGTGCTCGGACGCTCCTCCGGCTCCTTGGCGAGGCACGCGCGCACCAGCGGGGCCAGGGCGTCGGGGACGCCCTGCAACTGGGGCTCCTCGTGGACGACGCGGTACAGCATCACCTCGGAGCTGCCGTGCCCGAACGGCGAGTCGCCCATCGCCGCGTACGCCAGGGTCGCGCCGAGCGCGAAGACGTCCGTCGCCGGTGTGACGGCCGCGCCGCGCACCTGCTCGGGCGCGAGGAAACCCGGAGAACCCACCGCCGTGCCGACGTGGGTGAGAGTGGACGCGCCGGTCGCCCAGGCGATGCCGAAGTCGATGATCCGCGGCCCCTTCGGGGACAGCAGGATGTTCGACGGCTTCAGGTCCCGGTGCACGACGCCCGCCTCGTGGACGGCGACCAGGCCCTCCGACAGCGCGGCGCCGATCGAGGCCACGTCGGACGCGGGCAGCGGCCCCTCCTCGGCGACCCTGTCGTGGAGTGAGGGCCCCGGCACGTACTGCGTGGCGAACCAGGGGCGCTCGGCCTCCAGGTCGGCCGCCACCAGCCGGGCCGTGCAGCCGCCGCGGATCCGCCGCGCGGCGGACACCTCGCGCGCGAAGCGCGACCGGAACTCCTGGTCCTCGGCGAGGTCGGGCCGGATCACCTTCAGCGCCACCCGCTGGCCGCGCCGGTCGGAACCGAGGTAGACGACCCCCATCCCGCCCGCGCCGAGCCGCCGGTGCAGCCTGAACGAGCCGACGACACGCGGGTCCTCGCGCCGGAGCCGCATCATCGCCATGTCCGTCCCCTGCCTGCCGTGGGAAGCTCCCCACCCCGCCGTCGCGGTCCTTCTGACGTCGCCCAGCTTACGTACCCGGGACCGGGCGCGCTCATAGGCCGCGCCCTCGCAGCGTGATCGATTCCCGGCCGCGCGCCGGGACCCGGCCCTCCTCCGGGCCCTCCGGGGACGTGACCGCCGACCCCGGAACCAGCCAAGATCCTTTACGGACAGGGGGGTTGGCACCGGGGGACGGCCCGCCCGGCCGGGGGACGGCCCGGCCCGCCGGCCGGGACCGCGCAGGGAGGGGCGCGTACCCGTACGGACGCGGGAACGGGCACGTGAGTGATGTCACCCGGCGGCCCCGGCCCCGTCGGCTCCGGGACGTTCCCTCCGGGAGGACCCGTACGGCGGAGCGCCCGTCTCCGACCAGGGGAGTACGCCGCCGGACGGATCTCATCCTGCAGGAGGCCCGCCGATCGGTACGCGGGCATGACGTCCGGCGCCGCCCGCTTCCCTAGGGTTGGGGCCGAGCGGCGGGTGCGGCGCTCGGCCCCCGAGCATCCGACACCCGCCGACGCGGACGGAAACGGGAGGGGAGCCATGGCGGAGACGGCACCGAGGACGGCGGTCCGCGCGCAGGGGCGGAAGGCGGCCCCCGCCTCGTTCGGCGGCCGTCCGGCGGGCCGTCGCCATCCTCTGGTGGCGACGGCGATGGTCCTTCCCCTGGCCGCGCTCCTGGCCGTCGTGTTCGGCGGCTGGGAAGCGGTGGTGACACAGGCGTCGTCCGTGGGCGTGATGCTGGGGCGCTGAGCGGGCGCCCCGGGCCCGGGAGAGCGGCCCGGGCCAGGGCATCCGGCCGACCCCGTGGGGACGGGGGAGTGGCGGACGGCAGCGGCGGCCGGCCGGCTGGGGAGCCGGTCGGCCGCCGCTTCTTGCGTGCCCGCACCGCCGCGCGTACGGACGGAGGAGCCCCCGTCCGCGGTGGGCGGACGGGGGCTCCTGTCGGTGGACGATACTGGGATTGAACCAGTGACCTCTTCCGTGTCAGGGAAGCGCTCTCCCGCTGAGCTAATCGTCCTCAGGGTCACGGGGCCGCGACGGAACGTCCGGACCCGTGGACACAGCGTGCGCGATACTGGGATTGAACCAGTGACCTCTTCCGTGTCAGGGAAGCGCTCTCCCGCTGAGCTAATCGCGCGGGAAGCCGCTGCTACCAGCGGTTTCGGTGGACGATACTGGGATTGAACCAGTGACCTCTTCCGTGTCAGGGAAGCGCTCTCCCGCTGAGCTAATCGTCCTTGGAGGTGGAGACGGGATTTGAACCCGTGTACACGGCTTTGCAGGCCGTTGCCTCGCCTCTCGGCCACTCCACCCGGAGTGTGGGGGGTCGGAGAGACCCCCCCTTTTTTCGAGCGGACGACGAGATTCGAACTCGCGACCCTCACCTTGGCAAGGTGATGCTCTACCAACTGAGCCACGTCCGCTTGTCGTTTCCGGTTCACCTGCGCGACCCGGCGACGTGTTGAACTCTAGCGGATTCCCGGGCCAGTACAAAAACCCGTTCCCGCAGCGTGCTGCCCCGCCGTCCGCCGCACTCCGCTCCCGGACCCCCGGCCGCCCCGCGCCGACCTGGGGTCATGCCACCCGGACGGCCCCGGCGCACACCCCGTCCTAGACTCGCATCCGTGCACGACCTCGCTCCCCTGGCCCGCTTCGGCGGCCTCCTCGCCACCGATCTGCGGGACGTCACCAGCGATCCGGAGGCTTTGGAGTCCTCCGGCTTCTGGGCCGTCGCCGCCGACTTCGAGGGCCGTCTGACCTGTGCCCGCTTCGGTGACGTCCGTCCCGATCCGGTGCCCGCCCCCGTGCCGGGGCGCTGGCGCGGACCCGCCGTCGGCGACTGGACGTCGTCGCTCGACCGGGAGGCGTACACCGCGGGGGTGCGCCGCATCCGCGGGCACATCGCGGACGGCGAGGTCTACCAGGCGAACCTCTGCCGCGTCCTCTCCGCGCCCCTCCCGGCCGGTGCCGCCGACGTGGACGCCCTCACCGCGCTCCTGGCCCGCGGCAATCCGGCTCCTTATGCAGGAACGATTCGCCTGCCCGCGCACGGCGTGGAGATAGCCACCGCCTCCCCCGAGCTGTACCTGCGCCGCGACGGCCGCACCGTCGAGTCCGGCCCCATCAAGGGCACCGGCAGGACCGCGGAGGACCTGTTGGAGAAGGACCACGCCGAGAACGTGATGATCGTCGACCTGGTCCGCAACGACCTCGGCCGCGTCTGCGCCACCGGCACCGTCACCGTCCCGGCGCTCTGCACCGTCGAGCCCCACCCCGGGCTCGTCCACCTCGTCTCCACCGTCCGCGGCGAGCTCGCCCCCGGCGAGGGCTGGCCGGGCCTCCTGGACGCGACCTTCCCTCCCGGCTCCGTCACCGGCGCGCCCAAGTCCAGCGCCCTGCGGATCATCGGGGCCCTGGAGACGGCGCCCCGCGGCCCGTACTGCGGCGGCGTCGGCTGGGTCGACGCGGACCGCGGCACCGGCGAGCTGGCCGTGGGCATCCGCACCTTCTGGATCGACCGCCGCGAGGGCCGGGGCGTCCTGCGGTTCGGCACCGGCGCGGGCGTCACCTGGGGCTCCGACCCCGAGCGGGAGTGGCGGGAAACCGAACTGAAGGCTGCGCGGCTCCTCGCGGTAGCGTCGGGCACCTACGAGGCGAGCGGAAGGACCGTACGACGATGAAGCTGTGGGTCAACGGCGAACTGCGGGACGCGGACGCCGCGACGATCTCCGTCCTGGACCACGGCCTGACCGTGGGCGACGGCGTCTTCGAGACGCTCAAGACGGTCCGCGGCCGGCCCTTCGCGCTCGACCTCCACCTCGACCGGCTCGTCCGCTCCGCGCGCGGCCTCGGCCTGCCCGACCCGGACCTGGACGAGGTGCGCCGCGCCTGCGCCGCCGTCGTCGGGGCCAACCCGGTGGAACTCGGCCGGCTCCGCGTCACGTACACCGGCGGGCCGTCCCCGCTCGGCTCCGACCGCGGCGACGCCGGCCCGAGCCTCGTCGTGGCCCTCGGCGAGGTCGCGCACCGCCCGGACACCACGGCGGTCGTCACCGTCCCCTGGACCCGCAACGAGCGCGGCGCCCTCACCGGCCTCAAGACCACCTCGTACGCGGAGAACGTCGTCGCCCTGGCCCACGCCCACCGGCGGGGCGCCTCCGAGGCGCTGTTCGCCAACACCGTCGGGCAGCTCTGCGAGGGCACCGGCTCCAACGTCTTCGTCGTCCTCGACGGCCGGATCCACACCCCGCCGCTCGCCTCGGGGTGCCTGGCGGGCATCACCCGCCACCTGGTCGTCGAGTGGGCCGGTGTCCGGGAGACGGACCTCCCCGCGGAGGTGCTGCACACCGCCGACGAGGTCTTCCTGACCTCCACGCTCCGCGACGTCCAGGCCGTCCACCGCGTCGACGACCGCGAGCTGGCGCCCGCGCCCGGCCCGGTCACCGCCGGGGCGATGCGCGTCTTCGCGGAGCGGGCCGCCCTGCTGTGATCCGGTGGTGGCCCCGGGCACGGAGCGGGTAGGGACCGGTCGTGACCACCACCCTGCGCCCCTCCGGGCCGCTCCGGCGGGCCGACGACGACACCCTGTCGCGCTCC from Streptomyces sp. MRC013 includes the following:
- a CDS encoding serine/threonine-protein kinase, producing the protein MAMMRLRREDPRVVGSFRLHRRLGAGGMGVVYLGSDRRGQRVALKVIRPDLAEDQEFRSRFAREVSAARRIRGGCTARLVAADLEAERPWFATQYVPGPSLHDRVAEEGPLPASDVASIGAALSEGLVAVHEAGVVHRDLKPSNILLSPKGPRIIDFGIAWATGASTLTHVGTAVGSPGFLAPEQVRGAAVTPATDVFALGATLAYAAMGDSPFGHGSSEVMLYRVVHEEPQLQGVPDALAPLVRACLAKEPEERPSTLQLSLRLKEIAAREAQGLGMAAVPAEARAAVPRPERAERADRGTGGRRPGHPPPRPTERYTERTARGRTQRTPAPRSRSPQPAPSRTGGPRVRQHSSQSGVRTGPRTGQRRTGTGPGTSSGLLRPANPRLLRQRLFVFVVVTLVVLLGIAGAQALQG
- a CDS encoding RNA methyltransferase, which gives rise to MAELLTVDDSGDPRLHDYTDLTDVELRRRREPREGLFIAEGEKVIRRALAAGYGMRSMLLSAKWVDAMRDVIDGAEAPVYVVDPDLAERVTGYHVHRGALASMRREPLPAARDLLAAARRVAVMESVNDHTNVGAVFRSAAALGMDAVLLSPDCADPLYRRSVKVSMGAVFSVPYARLDAWPHDLSAVREAGFRLLALTPGEEAATLDEAAPHRLERVALMLGAEGDGLSARALRAADERVRIPMAHGVDSLNVGAAAAVAFYAVTAGRPQP
- a CDS encoding chorismate-binding protein; the protein is MHDLAPLARFGGLLATDLRDVTSDPEALESSGFWAVAADFEGRLTCARFGDVRPDPVPAPVPGRWRGPAVGDWTSSLDREAYTAGVRRIRGHIADGEVYQANLCRVLSAPLPAGAADVDALTALLARGNPAPYAGTIRLPAHGVEIATASPELYLRRDGRTVESGPIKGTGRTAEDLLEKDHAENVMIVDLVRNDLGRVCATGTVTVPALCTVEPHPGLVHLVSTVRGELAPGEGWPGLLDATFPPGSVTGAPKSSALRIIGALETAPRGPYCGGVGWVDADRGTGELAVGIRTFWIDRREGRGVLRFGTGAGVTWGSDPEREWRETELKAARLLAVASGTYEASGRTVRR
- a CDS encoding aminodeoxychorismate lyase; this encodes MKLWVNGELRDADAATISVLDHGLTVGDGVFETLKTVRGRPFALDLHLDRLVRSARGLGLPDPDLDEVRRACAAVVGANPVELGRLRVTYTGGPSPLGSDRGDAGPSLVVALGEVAHRPDTTAVVTVPWTRNERGALTGLKTTSYAENVVALAHAHRRGASEALFANTVGQLCEGTGSNVFVVLDGRIHTPPLASGCLAGITRHLVVEWAGVRETDLPAEVLHTADEVFLTSTLRDVQAVHRVDDRELAPAPGPVTAGAMRVFAERAALL
- the cobA gene encoding uroporphyrinogen-III C-methyltransferase; translated protein: MVENAEQPAYPVGLRLSGRRVVVLGGGQVAQRRLPALVAAGADVTLVSPSATASVEAMADAGEIRWERRRYEEGDLADTWYALIATTDPDANARASAEAERTRTWCVRSDDAEAATAWTPATGRIEGVTVAVLTGNDPRRSTAVRDAIVEGLRDGTLIAPQHRDRAPFVALVGGGPGDPDLITVRGRRLLAEADVVIADRLGPRDLLDELPPHVEVIDAAKIPYGRFMAQEAINDALIEHARRGRSVVRLKGGDPFVFGRGMEEAQALAEAGIPCTVVPGISSSISVPGAAGIPVTHRGVAHEFTVVSGHVAPDDPRSLVDWASLARLRGTLVVLMGVDKIGRIAEALVAHGKDPATPLALVQEGTTAAQRRVDATLATVAETVRAEGVRPPAVIVIGDVVREAPDGHRR